The Thermoanaerobacterium thermosaccharolyticum DSM 571 region CAAAAGCAGGTACGGCATAGCATTTATCCTTAGCATCACGCAATACATCATTTAAATTTTTAAGCATTTTAGCCCTCCATTTCTTTTTGCTTTTACAATCAGATTATGCAGGTTTTATAATCACTTTAAGAGCTTTGGCAGAAGATGCCATTTCAAAAGCTTTTTCGTAATCCCTTATATCAAAAGTTTTTGATATTAAAGACTTCACATTTAATTTTTTCAGTTGTATCAATTCCAATACTTTTTTAAACTGCAAAACCGTAGAATCAGACGTCCCGTGTATAAACAGTTCTTTATAATGAATCAAATTGCTGTCTATATTGATAACTGATTTATCCTTTGGAAGTCCCCCAAAAAAATTTATGCGTCCCCTTTTAGCTGCCACTGAAACAGCCATTTCCTGTGCAGCGGCTGAAGGAGCCGCCACAATCACTACATCTGCACCTTTACCATCCGTTTCATCAATGACTGTTTTTACAAAATCTCTTTAGCGGGATCAATAATCCTATCTATTTCTTTAAAATCCCTTGCTATCTCTATTCTGTCATTGGATATCTCCGACAGAATAACCTTTGAGGCCCCTAATATTTTAGATAGAATTGCATGTACTATACCTATGGGACCACCTCCTATGATTACTACTGCATCATTTAAACCTACTTTGGACAATTCCTGACCATTTAAGGCACATGATATTGGTTCTACAATTGAAGCCTCTTCAAAAGAAATATTATCAGGTATTGGAATCACACCATTTGCTTTAACAAGTTCTCTTGGAACTGCTACATATTCTGCAAAGCAACCATCATATTCACAAGACAAAGATCTTTTATTTATGCATAGATTTGTGTTTCCGCTTAAACAATATTCGCACCACCCACATGGTATGCCACATGATATGATTACCCTTTCTCCGATTTTATATCCTTCTTCATCTATTTCGTCATCAATTTGATAAATGGTTCCCGAAGCTTCATGCCCCATTACTCTCGGCAGTATCATCCCATGAGATGTACCGCCGGCTTTAATATTTCTTATATCGCTGCCGCATATTGCACAAGATTCAACTTTTATTATCATTCCTCCTTTGGGCAATATAGGATCAGGTATACTTTCGCACCTTAGATCATCTTTGCCGTAAAGCCTCAATGCCAACAATTAAAAACACACCTCTTTTTAGATAAAATTATTATTGATGGTTATTCCAGATTAGCATGGTATTTCCATAAGGAATTTAAATCAATATTCTTTTTCTTTAAAATAATATAAGAAACTGCATCACAAAATAGTAAAAGACTTTGCTCAAATAAACTGCTCATAGGCTGCATTGAATGTAATTCATCTTTCAATTTTAATTTTGTGGGGCACGGTATTCTTATTGAAAAATCAGATATTTTCCCTATTGAACTATTTATATTTGATCCAATATACAATATTTTTGCCTTATACTTTTTCGCAATATTTGCAATAGCTAATGGAATAGCACTTTCACCGGAGCCTGAACCTACAATTAAAAGATCCTTATCTGTTATGGCTGGTTCATTAATTTCTCCAACATAGTACGCTTCAATTCCTATATGATTCAACCTTTTTACAAAAGCCTGAAGCATTAAAAGGACTCTTCCTACCCCTACAACAAAAACTTTATTTGAATCTAATATTAATTCAGCCATCTTTTCAACGTCTTTGTCTTCTATAGTTTCAAGAGATCTCATATTTTCTTCTAATATCATCTTCTGAACAAGTTTGTAGTCCTGCAATCAAAGCACCTCCTTAATTTATCCATTAAAATTGCCAATCATTATTTCCCACGCTTTTCCCAAATCATCGCTAAGATTAAAAAGCCCTGATGAACCTAATACGAAAACTTTACATCCGGCATCTTTTAGCACTTGAAACGTATTTTTATTGCAGGAACCATCTGCTTCAATTAAATAATTATAATTATTATCATCTTTCAGTCTCTTTAGATCTCGGATCTTTTCCAATACCTCCGGAATAAATGGTTGACCAGCGAAGCCGGGATCGACAGTCATTATTGTTATCTTATCTATTTTATTAATATAATGTTTAATTTCCGAAATAGGTGTTGCTGGATTCAATGCTATGCCAACCATGAGTCCATGACTTTTAATTCTATCTATTATTCTAAATGCTTCTCTATTAATTGTTTCTGCATGTATAGTTATAAAACTTGCTCCCGATTTTTCGCATATTTCAATATAATCACCTGGATTTTCTACCATAAGGTGTGCATCAATAGGAATATTGACATATGATTTAATCTGCTCTATAAAAAACGGTGATAAAGTAATATTTTTAACAAAATGGCCATCCATGATGTCAACATGCAAAAAATCCGCCTTGCTATTAAGAACAGATATTTGTTCATTTAGCTTGATTAAATTCATACACATTAAAGATGGCGAAAATAAATATTTCATCGTATTCCTCACTTTCTATCAACAATTTACAATCAATCATTTATCATTAAGACTTTGGTGTAAAATATATCTTTGTTGTGCATTTTTTCGATCGTTTCAGGCAAATCCTCTATCTTCACTTTATGTGTTATAAGGTCACTTAATTTGAGGCGCCCTGATTCTAAAGTATTTATAGTTGTCTTCCATTCATTCTTGTTTAAGCTGGTATAAACTGTATTCCATGAGCCTTTTAGTGTTGCCTCTTTTCTTAAGATCTTGCTATACAATTTTAATGGTATATTCATATCACTGTCTGGATTGCCGAGAAGAATAACTTTCCCGAAGTTTTTTATGCTTTCAATACATTGTTGTAGCGCTTTATATGAACCAGATGCTTCTACTGCTATATCTGCTCCATCTTTTGTTATATCCTTTATCCACTTTATAGGATCTTCTTTTCCGGAATTTATAATTAAATCAAAGCCAACTTTTTTTGCAAAATCTATCTTCATTTCATCCACATCAACCATCATTACATTTGTTGCACCACTTATCTTGGCCCATTTTGCAACTAAAAGTCCTATCGGACCTGCTCCATAAATAACAACATTGCTACCTATATCTATCCTCGCGTTTCTTAAAGCATGTTGCGCAACCGTAGCTGGTTCGATCATCGCGCCCTCTTCAAAACTTACTCTATCGTCAAATGGGCACAAATTCCATATGGGAGCAACAACATATTCTGCCATACCACCATCTGTCCTTGACCCTAAATAGTTATAATTGGAACATTGTGCATAGTTCCCTGTTTCACAGCTTGCACATTTCCTGCATGGAATAAGTGGAAAAATGGCGACACGCTTGCCAATGATGCTTTTATCAACATCTTCTCCGACTTCTTCAACAATTCCAGACATTTCATGCCCGGCAACAAGAGGATAATGATACGTTTCTCTGTATATCCTCGGCAAATCCGAACCACAAACGCCACACGCTTTAATTTTTATCAAAGCTTCACCTTGTTTTGGTTTTGGTTTTTCTATATTTTCAAAAATTATAACACCTTTTGATTTTATAACCGCTGCTTTCATCTCAAATTCCTCCTGATTTATTAAATTTTTATGGGGCCTTAGGCCCCATAATTTTCTTACGCTTTAGGTACGCCTAAGATATTCAGATATGACGCAACTATACCTAAAACAAATAATAACAATATTACATAGATCGGTTTTACTTTTTTGCGTATTAATTGCCATACGATGAGGGTTATTGCCAACGGTACCAAACCCGGCAGCAATGAATCTAATATTTTTTGAATATTCAAAGAAACCTGACCAACTTTAAATGATAATGGAACGACAACATTTACCCTCTGAGATGTCATAGCTCCTACAACCATCAATCCAATTATGCTGAAAGCATCTGTCAGCTTTGACAATGTGCCCGATTTTAATATCTCCAAGATTACACTTTTACCTCTTCTATACCCAAGCATATACATGTTATAGCCCATTGTTAGCATAATTACCTTGTACGCAATCTCAAAAAATATTGGTCCCATCACATTACCTTGAAGTGCCAAACTGCAGGCTATACCAGCCAAAATTGGATAAACCAAACCCTGACTTACTGTATCTCCAATGCCTGCCATCGGCCCCATCAAACCAGTCCTCAACGCATTTGTATCTTCATCAGTAATATTTGCTCCATTTGCTCTTTGTTCTTCCATCGATGCACAAATACCATGGATGATGGTTCCTATAAAGGAAGGCTCAGTGTTGAAAAAGACGAGATACCTTTTAAGTGCCTTTGAAATATCCTCTTTGCTTTTGTAAAGCCTTTTAATTATTGGATACATTGCCGCTGTAGTACCAAGGGCTTGAAGTCTTTCATAGTTATAGCATGTCTCATTGGAATAACCTAAAAGCCAATGGAATATCAAGTCTCTCTTTCTTAGTTTTATCTGATTTGGCTTATTATCCATTATGCTTCTCCCCCTTTTGTGCTAAATAAATTCTCTTTTGAGTACATTATTATTGCTATCAAGGCTCCAAAAACCGTGACTGCCATTATATCAAGTTTCAAATAAGTTGCAGCAAAGAAACCTATCAGATAATATGGTATAAGATTCTTTTTGCCTATATAGTCCAATAACATCGCAATTCCTAATGCAGGCATCAAAGCACCCACAACATTAAATCCATTTACAAGAGATTGTGGAATCGATGCTAATAACCTTTTCATGAATCCACCGCCGTAATACACCATCAAAAATGCTGGTATACCATTTAATATGAAACTTAAAATGCCGGATGGTATCCAATTCATCAAAAGAATGCCTTTAAGGTTTCCTTCTTCTGCATATCTATCAGCTCTGTGAACCCACAAGCTGTTTATTGTCATATAAGCCTGCCACGTCAATATACCAAGCATACTGAATGGTACAGCAAATGTTATCGCCATTTTTGGATCTGCTCCTGACAGAAGTGTAAGAGCTGTGCCGAAAACTCCGGCAACCATCAAGTTGCCTGGCATTGTACCACCAGCGGTAATCCAGCCAAGATATGCAAGGTTGATATAAGCTGCAGCCATCATGCCTTTTATTGGCTCACCCATTGCTAAAGCGACCAAAAAGCCTGACCAAAGCGGGTACAACCAGGTTCTTGTAATTGTATGAGTAACCCACCAACTGCTCATAGTTGCTATCAAAGCGACTAATAAAGCTTGTATTAACATAAAGAACACTCCTTTTCATTTATTTGATTATTAAATTTAAATTAATAATCAATCATAATATTTTTCTCAAATCGACCTCCTTCTCATCGGGTATTATTTGTACAAATACATGCGTCCCAAGTTCCAATATTCTTTTGAAAATCCCCCTTTCTTCTTCTGATGCCGATATATTTTTGTAAAATGGCTTTCTTCCTATCCCTGCTCCCATGCCACCGATATTCAAGCTTTTAATTGCAACTCCACCTTCTATAATAGATAAGACTGTTTTAGGAAACTTTGCCAGAACAATTACCCTTTCCTCTGCGTTTCCACTATCATTCAGAACGCTTATAGCAGTTTTAATATCATAGACGTCAACTTTTACACCTGTCGGTGCAGCCATCTTCAGCACCTGCTCCATAAAAGGATCTTTATATACATCATCATCTACAACTATGATTCGATTTGCTTTTGTATTTTTGACCCAAGCCGTCATCACCTGCCCATGTATCAATCTATCGTCGATTCTTGTTAAAACTATATTAAGCATATAAAATCCCCTCTCTTTTTAAATTAAATATCATTTTCCTTTTTTACATTAAGTTCATTGTAAAGGTCTTTTATACCTCCTAATCCAACATTGAGGCTGTGTTCTTTCAAATCTTTCAGTTTACATGATTTTCTCATCGTCAGTGCCTCCAGAATCATTGGCATATTTACACCTGTTATACATTCAAAATTTACTTTTTTCTCAACCGGCTTCATACTTAATGCTACTGCATTTGAAGGGCTTGCTCCAAAAAGATCTGTAAACACCAAGACTCCATCGCCATCATCTAAAGAATATATTGTATTTGATACTTCCCTTTTGAATTTCTCTATATCATCACCATGAAATAGACCAATACATTTTATATTGTCCTGTTTTCCTACGATAAGTTCTGCGCTTTTTATTAATTCTCTGCCGAAATCTCCGTGGGTTACGACCAATATTCCTATCATTATACCATCCTCTCTTGCAGATTCTTTAAAATTGTTATTTTCACCGATAAATTAATGCAAATAACATGCCAAACAGTGTGCCATAAAAAAATAAGTGCTATTGCTTATCTTTTTAAGCAATAACACTTAAGCGTGCCAAAAAATCTAATGATTGAGTAATCGTATACAAATATTTTTTTGCGTGTCATATGCTCAACCTTAGTGTGCCAAAATTCGTGTCAATCATTTCAATAATATAGGCCAATTCTGTGTCAGGTATTGTTATCCCAAATACCTCTTCCACAATTTCAAAATGTTTTTTTATCATATTAAACATTTTATTTTGACTACTTTTTATCTGGTTTAAATTGATATACGGTAAGCTTTCGCCCTTTATAACTCTTTCTATCATGCAGGAGCAGTGGAATAAAAATTTTATCAATATTTCATCATCAACATCGGCATTAACTTCAGATAGTATATCTTTTAGTACATTTTCCAATATCTCATAGGCTTTGCTTGGATTTAAAAATGTCAATGTCTTTTCAAGTATGCCTATCAAATTTCTTCTAAATATCGATTTGCTGTCCTCAATTTTTGCAGCATTTACATTAGGTGTTTTTACATTCACCTGCAAGGACGTTATGCCTATTAGCTCATCCACCAATCTATCAAGGTCCATATCAGGCATCAATGCTTTTCTTGTCGCTTCAATCACAATCGGAGTGCTTACCATATCTATTGTCTTTGTTGGTATGCCGGTTTTCTCCGTAATTATCTCTGAAAATGTTGTTAATGACCCCATATCTACTAATATCAATACTCCTTTCCCTCTGTCGATTTGTTTTACAATATCCATAGCTTTATCTAAGGTAGAATCCACTTTCTCTTCAAGGGGCATGTCTATTGCTTTCGCATGATCAACACCAAGTAATGTATTTGCAACGCTGGCCATCGTACTTGCCG contains the following coding sequences:
- a CDS encoding alcohol dehydrogenase catalytic domain-containing protein gives rise to the protein MLALRLYGKDDLRCESIPDPILPKGGMIIKVESCAICGSDIRNIKAGGTSHGMILPRVMGHEASGTIYQIDDEIDEEGYKIGERVIISCGIPCGWCEYCLSGNTNLCINKRSLSCEYDGCFAEYVAVPRELVKANGVIPIPDNISFEEASIVEPISCALNGQELSKVGLNDAVVIIGGGPIGIVHAILSKILGASKVILSEISNDRIEIARDFKEIDRIIDPAKEIL
- the hxlB gene encoding 6-phospho-3-hexuloisomerase; translated protein: MQDYKLVQKMILEENMRSLETIEDKDVEKMAELILDSNKVFVVGVGRVLLMLQAFVKRLNHIGIEAYYVGEINEPAITDKDLLIVGSGSGESAIPLAIANIAKKYKAKILYIGSNINSSIGKISDFSIRIPCPTKLKLKDELHSMQPMSSLFEQSLLLFCDAVSYIILKKKNIDLNSLWKYHANLE
- the alsE gene encoding D-allulose 6-phosphate 3-epimerase, whose protein sequence is MKYLFSPSLMCMNLIKLNEQISVLNSKADFLHVDIMDGHFVKNITLSPFFIEQIKSYVNIPIDAHLMVENPGDYIEICEKSGASFITIHAETINREAFRIIDRIKSHGLMVGIALNPATPISEIKHYINKIDKITIMTVDPGFAGQPFIPEVLEKIRDLKRLKDDNNYNYLIEADGSCNKNTFQVLKDAGCKVFVLGSSGLFNLSDDLGKAWEIMIGNFNG
- a CDS encoding galactitol-1-phosphate 5-dehydrogenase, whose amino-acid sequence is MKAAVIKSKGVIIFENIEKPKPKQGEALIKIKACGVCGSDLPRIYRETYHYPLVAGHEMSGIVEEVGEDVDKSIIGKRVAIFPLIPCRKCASCETGNYAQCSNYNYLGSRTDGGMAEYVVAPIWNLCPFDDRVSFEEGAMIEPATVAQHALRNARIDIGSNVVIYGAGPIGLLVAKWAKISGATNVMMVDVDEMKIDFAKKVGFDLIINSGKEDPIKWIKDITKDGADIAVEASGSYKALQQCIESIKNFGKVILLGNPDSDMNIPLKLYSKILRKEATLKGSWNTVYTSLNKNEWKTTINTLESGRLKLSDLITHKVKIEDLPETIEKMHNKDIFYTKVLMIND
- a CDS encoding PTS system mannose/fructose/sorbose family transporter subunit IID, which gives rise to MDNKPNQIKLRKRDLIFHWLLGYSNETCYNYERLQALGTTAAMYPIIKRLYKSKEDISKALKRYLVFFNTEPSFIGTIIHGICASMEEQRANGANITDEDTNALRTGLMGPMAGIGDTVSQGLVYPILAGIACSLALQGNVMGPIFFEIAYKVIMLTMGYNMYMLGYRRGKSVILEILKSGTLSKLTDAFSIIGLMVVGAMTSQRVNVVVPLSFKVGQVSLNIQKILDSLLPGLVPLAITLIVWQLIRKKVKPIYVILLLFVLGIVASYLNILGVPKA
- a CDS encoding PTS mannose/fructose/sorbose/N-acetylgalactosamine transporter subunit IIC; translation: MLIQALLVALIATMSSWWVTHTITRTWLYPLWSGFLVALAMGEPIKGMMAAAYINLAYLGWITAGGTMPGNLMVAGVFGTALTLLSGADPKMAITFAVPFSMLGILTWQAYMTINSLWVHRADRYAEEGNLKGILLMNWIPSGILSFILNGIPAFLMVYYGGGFMKRLLASIPQSLVNGFNVVGALMPALGIAMLLDYIGKKNLIPYYLIGFFAATYLKLDIMAVTVFGALIAIIMYSKENLFSTKGGEA
- a CDS encoding PTS system mannose/fructose/N-acetylgalactosamine-transporter subunit IIB, with amino-acid sequence MLNIVLTRIDDRLIHGQVMTAWVKNTKANRIIVVDDDVYKDPFMEQVLKMAAPTGVKVDVYDIKTAISVLNDSGNAEERVIVLAKFPKTVLSIIEGGVAIKSLNIGGMGAGIGRKPFYKNISASEEERGIFKRILELGTHVFVQIIPDEKEVDLRKIL
- a CDS encoding PTS sugar transporter subunit IIA, whose protein sequence is MIGILVVTHGDFGRELIKSAELIVGKQDNIKCIGLFHGDDIEKFKREVSNTIYSLDDGDGVLVFTDLFGASPSNAVALSMKPVEKKVNFECITGVNMPMILEALTMRKSCKLKDLKEHSLNVGLGGIKDLYNELNVKKENDI